The following are encoded in a window of Pristis pectinata isolate sPriPec2 chromosome 1, sPriPec2.1.pri, whole genome shotgun sequence genomic DNA:
- the insig2 gene encoding insulin-induced gene 2 protein encodes MADEERNKTTTVQIGHSLYLSVITNQNMNLFIRGVVLFSIGVFLALVLNLLQIQRNVTLFPPDVIASIFSSAWWVPPCCGTASAVIGLLYPCIDSHLGEPHKFKREWSSVMRCVAVFVGINHASAKVDFANNMQLSLTLAALSIGLWWTFDRSRSGFGLGIGIAFLATLVTQLLVYNGVYQYTSPDFLYVRSWLPCIFFAGGITMGNIGRQLAMYECKVIPEKPHQD; translated from the exons ATGGCAGACgaggaaagaaacaaaaccaCAACTGTGCAGATTGGACATAGCCTTTATCTCTCTGTCATCACAAACCAGAACATGAACTTGTTTATTCGGGGAGTGGTCCTATTTTCCATTGGTGTGTTCTTAGCACTTGTATTGAACTTATTGCAGATTCAACGAAACGTTACTCTTTTTCCTCCTGATGtgattgccagcattttctcatCTGCATGGTGGGTTCCACCATGTTGTGGCACAGCATCTG ctgtgattGGTCTGCTTTACCCCTGCATTGACAGCCATCTGGGAGAACCACACAAATTCAAGAGGGAATGGTCCAGTGTAATGCGTTGTGTGGCAGTTTTTGTTGGTATAAACCATGCTAGTGCT AAAGTAGACTTTGCCAACAATATGCAACTATCTCTTACATTAGCAGCACTTTCCATTGGATTGTGGTGGACATTTGATAGATCTCGAAGTGGTTTTGGACTTGGAATAGGAATTGCCTTTCTTGCAACGTTAGTCACTCAGCTTTTAGTCTACAATGGTGTTTATCA ATACACATCTCCGGACTTCCTGTATGTTCGGTCTTGGTTACCTTGTATATTCTTTGCTGGTGGAATAACAATGGGAAACATAGGACGCCAGTTAGCAATG TACGAGTGTAAAGTTATTCCAGAGAAACCTCATCAAGATTGA